In Streptomyces durocortorensis, a genomic segment contains:
- a CDS encoding radical SAM protein, translating to MHQLIAAPFLDGHLLLRPGARSGARIPATHYEQLRAADGAQTLPGWTVDLAAEAWGLDVASAPTTDTVLIREPSAYGYCRASWEINLGCNFACKHCYLGERPFSGLTWENKVKLLDIMRKAGVIWLQITGGEPTMDPHFQNAYRYAWLAGMMLTISTNGSLLFRPDLLQLFRECPPYRLVVSMYGASEESFDALTQRRGAWKAFRRGMDAARATGLPLRINVVVTEDNASEADAMAALAREWGVEHHAYTNMTPTIYGGGEPLLAQSADHLRQRKPFAGCNAGHTFFHADPHARVSICKVGRDDQIDLVAEGIEGLRRLGTIADRLMLRTGGCEGCALSGTCRVCRPLAKHYQEAKAPLHSYCQHGDKKKVTS from the coding sequence ATGCACCAGCTCATCGCTGCCCCTTTCCTTGACGGCCACCTTCTGCTGCGTCCCGGAGCGCGATCCGGAGCCCGTATCCCGGCCACCCACTACGAGCAACTGCGAGCCGCCGACGGCGCGCAGACCCTGCCTGGCTGGACGGTCGACCTGGCAGCCGAAGCCTGGGGCCTCGATGTCGCTAGCGCCCCGACGACGGACACGGTCCTGATCCGCGAGCCGTCTGCGTACGGATACTGTCGGGCCTCCTGGGAGATCAACCTCGGATGTAATTTCGCCTGCAAGCACTGCTATCTCGGCGAACGGCCCTTCTCCGGCCTCACCTGGGAGAACAAGGTCAAGCTCCTGGACATCATGCGCAAGGCAGGCGTCATCTGGCTCCAGATCACTGGCGGTGAACCGACCATGGACCCGCACTTCCAGAACGCCTACCGGTACGCCTGGCTGGCCGGAATGATGCTCACGATCTCCACCAACGGCTCCCTGCTGTTCCGCCCCGACCTGCTCCAGCTCTTCAGGGAGTGCCCGCCGTACCGCCTCGTCGTCAGCATGTACGGCGCGAGCGAGGAGTCCTTCGACGCGCTCACTCAGCGGCGCGGAGCCTGGAAGGCGTTCCGGCGGGGCATGGACGCCGCCCGCGCCACAGGGCTGCCACTGCGCATCAACGTCGTCGTCACCGAGGACAACGCGAGCGAGGCAGACGCGATGGCCGCGCTCGCCAGGGAGTGGGGCGTGGAGCACCACGCGTACACCAACATGACCCCGACGATCTACGGCGGTGGCGAACCCCTCCTCGCCCAGTCCGCAGACCACCTGCGCCAGCGCAAGCCGTTCGCTGGATGCAACGCCGGCCACACGTTCTTCCACGCCGACCCGCACGCCAGGGTCTCGATCTGCAAGGTCGGCCGCGACGACCAGATCGACCTCGTGGCCGAAGGCATCGAAGGACTGCGACGGCTCGGCACGATCGCCGACCGCCTGATGCTTCGCACCGGAGGGTGCGAGGGCTGCGCCCTGTCCGGCACATGCCGGGTCTGCCGTCCCCTGGCCAAGCACTACCAGGAGGCGAAGGCGCCGCTGCACAGCTACTGCCAGCACGGAGACAAGAAGAAGGTGACCTCATGA
- a CDS encoding ATP-binding protein, with translation MNKTIQKFFESRPESVSEARAFTTEALTIWGVLDRGDDVRLCVSELATNAVLHGTDPGRGFLVRLDADDEVVCLEVHDSRRQYPHPRRPGDTDTAGRGLLLVTALADGWGVEDRTPFGKIVWSCFKAPRGTTT, from the coding sequence ATGAACAAGACGATCCAGAAGTTCTTCGAGTCCCGGCCCGAATCGGTCAGCGAGGCGCGGGCCTTCACCACCGAGGCCCTGACCATCTGGGGTGTGCTGGACCGAGGCGACGACGTCCGACTCTGCGTCTCCGAACTCGCCACCAACGCCGTGCTCCACGGGACTGATCCCGGCCGCGGCTTTCTCGTCAGACTCGACGCCGATGACGAGGTCGTATGCCTGGAAGTACACGACAGCCGCCGCCAGTACCCCCACCCCCGTCGTCCCGGCGACACGGACACTGCCGGCCGCGGGCTGCTCCTGGTGACCGCACTTGCCGACGGCTGGGGCGTGGAGGACCGCACCCCGTTCGGGAAGATCGTCTGGTCGTGCTTCAAAGCCCCGAGAGGGACGACAACATGA